A window from Triticum aestivum cultivar Chinese Spring chromosome 6D, IWGSC CS RefSeq v2.1, whole genome shotgun sequence encodes these proteins:
- the LOC123142534 gene encoding non-lysosomal glucosylceramidase-like, with amino-acid sequence MMKLGLRLWSYVREEASHGRKAPIDPFTRESRKPSASQGVPLGGMGTGSISRGFRGEFKHWQITPGSCDMSPVMDNQFSVTETFYLAKTCYILKDLAFSQFHYFSLLLIHIVMDPNIEQY; translated from the exons ATG ATGAAGCTTGGTCTCCGGCTTTGGTCATATGTTCGAGAAGAAGCTTCTCATGGAAGG AAAGCACCGATTGATCCATTCACGAGGGAGAGCAGGAAACCATCAGCCTCACAAGGAGTACCCCTTGGTGGGATGGG GACTGGTAGCATATCAAGAGGTTTTAGAGGGGAGTTCAAACATTGGCAGATAACCCCTGGTTCATGTGATATGTCACCAGTGATGGATAACCAATTTTCGGTAACTGAGACCTTTTACCTTGCTAAAACATGCTATATCCTTAAAGATTTAGCTTTTTCTCAGTTTCATTATTTTTCCTTGCTTCTAATACATATTGTTATGGATCCAAATATTGAACAATATTAA